GGAGCGGATCTGAGCTGCACTGATCTCAGCTATGCTATTCTTGGTGATGCAGACCTCAGTGATGCCAACCTAGAAGACATGACCTGGAATGAAAATCTGGAGTGGCAGAGTGTACGTGGACTAGATACCGCAGTTAATGTGCCAAAAGCGTTAAAAGAGAAGTTAGATCTTTTGTAATCAGTATCTTCCACATTGAGCGGGTCTACTTGGGTTAGGAATCACGCAGAAATAAATTACCTGTTTGCTGCTGAGTGTTTGGTTCAATATTGAGATCTACCTTGAGTAATATCAAGTTGGCTTGGTTACTTAGGAATTTGAGATTAACTGTGTAACTTCGCCTCTTCAGGTACTTTTGTGTCCAAGTTAGGTGTAGGGAGATGCTTCATTTCCCAAACTTTCAGCAGAATCAGGTACTCGTAGAAAGCTTGCAACGTACACCAAGCAAAGCCAGCGCCTCCGTCTAAGCAGCCACCTAAGAAAAAATACATATACAAAAATCGTATGAGAGGTCTAGCTGGTAAGCGCAAGGACAAATCTTTTAAAGCGCGGCGTCGTTCCACTTCTGATTTGCCAAAAAATAAATTGAGCCAGTCAACTGTTCCATTCTCTAATTGACAAAGGGTTTCTCTGGCTTCATCTGTGGAGTAACGGTTGTGCTTTTCAATCCAGCGGCTTAAGCCTTTGCTACAAGTGTAATGGGGGTATGTTTCTTTCAAAAAGCCTGTTGAACCATCACAAACTTCTCGTTCTGTGTGACCGTAGTCTGTAAACCAAACTTTACCGTGGCGGAAAAGACGCAATTGGTAACGAGGATACTGGGTACTGCGACGAATCCAATGATTCATGAACATGACACGTTCAGCGACATAGTAGCCGATGTCATCTGGATTCTGAATTGTTTTTTCACATTCGGCAAACAGTTCTGGTGTCATGCGTTCGTCAGCTTCTAAAATATAAACCCATTCGTGCTTGGGAGGTATATTTTCTAACATCCAAGTACGCTGACGACCGTGACTTTCAAAGGAGTGCTGAACAACGCGAATCGGATAGCGACTGGCTATTTCCACAGTGCGATCGCTACTGCATGAGTCCACAACAATAATGTCATCAGATAGCATTGCGGATTCAATACAAGCAGCTATATCTATTTCTTCGTTATAAGTCAATATGTAAATTGAGAACATTCCAAACTGTTAGTCATCTGGGTTATATTGTGCCAGATTATACTTTTTTATCGGGAATAGTTGCAAGAGACGCGAAATGATTTTTATAAGGAAATAGAGCGGCAATCTAAAGTTGGTAAAAGCGGCAGTATCAGCCGTCACGAATATTTAGTACGTCGTACTGCCTTGATGATAGTGGATTAGCGTGCAGGCACTTTACGTTTAGCACCTTGGAAAGCACCCATACTTCTTAATCCTGCCCAGCCAATAATGATGTAAGCAACAGACAATAGCAAACTGTTGACGACAATCCTTAAACCTGGCTTCCAATTTTCTTGAGCTTGTTTTTCCAGTTCTTCCCGGCGAGAACGAATTTGGGCTAGTCTTTGATTTGCAAGTTGCTGTGGGTCAGTTTGTTGAGCGATGAATTTGTCAAGCTCCTGAGGATTTGCCTTAAACTTCTTAAGTAAATCTTTTGTCGCTTGGGGAACATTTGGGTTATTCAGTGCTTGGTTGTAACGCTGCTCATTTTGAAGGAGTTCACTGTATTGAGCTTTGACTTGGGTTCTCTGCTTTTCTATGGCTGCTTTGACCTGGTCGTTACCCAGTTGAGCTTGCACTTGGTTGAGCTGGGTTTTCAATTGGTTTTCGGCGCGATCCGCATCCTGGGTAATTTGGTCTACGACTTGAGTTCTTTGATGAATAACATTCATTGCGTGGACAGGAGCAATAACCAAGAAAAGTAACCCCAAGATACTTGATATGATAAGAGCAGGCATTCTAAAGTCCAAGGGCTGGGGTTGATTGCCATCCTCAATACTGTCAATCCAATACCCAGCAAACAGCATACCCAAGCCTACTAATGGGACGACACCCCGGTCAACTATACTTGCTGCCCATCTGAGTTGCAACTGCTTATCAGTTGGGCTAAAGTCAAGGCTTAGAATGACAAAGTCAATCAAAAATGACAGAATTAAGATTACCCCAACTACCTTAAGTGTGCGGGCGGCGGTTGCAGCAGCAAAACGGTTATTCATAGTTTTGTTTTTTGTCTCGTCGTCAATCAGAGTGAATATTCTATTTAAAGGTACTGGAATATTGTTCCCATGATGCTACCTATTGTTTGTGATTAAGAGATTCTTTTTTGGATGATATATCTTTTACCTTTGGTTGAAGCTACACCACGCTAGCATCTGGATTCTAGTTTATCTTTCAGAAATCCCTGTGTTAAAGAATACTAGATGAAAATTTACACTGCTTGTGATTGTAGTAAATACTCCATTGTAAGGGTTTAGGGTGCATTTTTAGAATGTAAAAGGTAGGGTATAGAGCAAGAAATCATGACCCATCCACTCACCACAGACAAGTTTAGTATGTAAGTCCGATAATCTTTTTCCAAATTGGCAAATCCTCTGGACGGTCAATATCAGCCAAGGAAGCTAAGTAAGCGACCGATAAATTAAGTGTCTGGGCAATATCTATAGTCTGTTGCAATACTTGAGAAGTTCCCCAGTCTATGTTGATAAATAATTCTGGGACGGGACGCTGCAAACCAATTAAGTAATAGCCACCATCTACAGCTGGACCAAGCACAAGGTTACTGTGCTGAAGTTGCTCAAAAGCTTTTCCTAAAATCTCGACATTGACACCAGGGCAGTCGGTACCGATGATAATAACTTTTTCTGCACCCGCTTGAAAGGCATTAAAGAAGGATTGTGCCATCCGCGAACCCAAATCTCCCTCTCCTTGAGGTCGATAAACCAACTCATATCCCAGCCAGTCTTGCATAAGTTGCAAATTACCACCTGCAAACCGCACTTCAAAAGATATGGCAGAGGAACTTTGCAATTGTTTAACCTGAAATAGTGTGTGTTCAGTCATTTGGCGCTGAAGATTTGCAGCGCCTTCAGTTCCCAAAGCAGGTATTAGTCGGGTTTTTGTCTCACCTGGTTTTGGATAGCGAGTGAAAATAATCAGGTGCTGTTTTGCGGTTTCAGATGGATTCAACACAAGCTACATTATTTAAATCAACCAAAAATATATTAATAGCAATACTTACCATTACTATCAGCTTTATCGTGTTCTTTTCCCGTTCGCATTGCGCCTAAAATAGTAGAAACATACACGCAGCGCTTGGCTTTACCACCGGACTTACTAGATTTACTAGATTTAGTAGATAAAGTTATTCGTCCTAGCGGCGGTTGTCTGACATTACCTCTGTAATCAAATTGGATTTGCCTTATACCGTTTGACTTTTGTAAGGTTGTTTCCTCATCTAAACGCACATTGGGATCTAAATTATTCCACATAGCGTCAGATGGGTTTACCGTGGTGAGATGAACCGCCCATTGCACAATACCGTCTTGTTCGCGAAAGCTAACTTGCTGGGTTAATTTGTTTTTGGTAGCTTGGCTTTGGGCTTGGCGCATGGCGCGGTAAACTTGATCTTGGGCAGTTTTGAGACGCTGAAGGTCAGCAAAAGCCAGCCAACTGGGAACTGTAATGGCAGATGAAATACCAATTACGACAATAATCATTAAAATCTCTAGCAGCGTGAATCCACTGCTAGAGGTATTTTTCATAGAATTCTTTGGCATTAGTTAAACATTGAAAAAAGTACTAATGGTATCTATTTTTGTTTTCCAATGTTTTTTTTACTGTCCGGATTCTTATAAACTTTTTAGTCTCTTGTAATTTGTTTTAATAGTTGTTAGTAATACCGTAGACAAAGTACCAGGTAGGATGATAATTACGGATATTTTCAATAATAATTTTAACGTTAAACTTGTATGTTGCAATCTTGAAGAGTCGTTGATAATATACTTCACTAGAAAAATAGCCGCTGCTAGACCTTTTTTTCGTTCCAATGGGTGTTGTAGGGCTTTGCAAGTTAGATATTTGTAGAGGTTTGCAAGACTCAAATTCCAAGTTTTCCTAGCAATAGAAGGTCTTGCTTGATAGGCTTGTTTAAGTACTTGGAGACAGGCTTTTTCTTGTCTTGGAAGATTAGAAGACTGTGAATTTGCTCTTATTCTGTATAAGATTTGTACAGATGGCACAGCTACAAAATTGTACTCGTTAGCTAATCGTAGCCACATATCCCAATCTTGCCCAGCGCTTAAAGATTCATCAAATCCACCTAATCGAATTAAAGCTTCTTTATAAATCAAGGGGTTGGAACCATTTTCCAAAAAGTCACTCAGCAATAACTGTTCATACACATCTCCATTTGCAGTGATATGTGTACCAGAAAGTAAGAATTGATCATTTTCATCAATATAATCAGTCCAACTATAAGCAACCTTTGCATCTACGTTTTCTTGCAAAGCCTGTAACTGTCTTGCTAGCTTATCAGGTGTCCAGATATCGTCTGCGTCTAAGAAACTAACGAATTCTCCTAATGCATGGGATAACCCACGGTTACGACTCACGTTTGCGCCAGCATTGGCATAGGAAAATACTTTGATACGGGGGTCTTTAACTTGTGCAGCAATATCTAAAGTTGAGTCTTGTGAGCCATCGTTAATTATAATTAACTCAAACTCAGTAAAACTTTGATTGAGAACAGATTCTATTGTTCTTTGAATAGTTTTTTCGCTATTGTAAGCTGGAATAATGACAGATATTTTTGGTTTATTTTGCATAAGCAATAATTTTTATTTACATTTTTTTGATAAAACACTACTTAAATAGTATTTAACTAAATACAAAGAACTCATCATACTACCCCAGTAAAATTCCATTTCAAATAGCGCGATGATATCACTTTGCGATTGACCTTTATATTGAATAAAATGCTGTAACAATCGTCGTAGATTACCCACAAAAGTTCTGATAAAAACTATTGGCTTTTGCCAGTTTTTGGCATTGATAAAGCGCAATTGGCAAATACACAAACCACAACCACGAGCCAAAGATAGTAAATAATCTTTTTCTAGTCGCCAATATGGAATTTGATGATAACTATGCATGGTAGGGTTATACCAAATTTGCCAGCGTGCCTTGTGTATGTAAAGCAATGGCTCATAGTCATCCCCCTGCACCAGTAAGCCAGGTAGTTTTCCAGTCAGGATAGGTCGTTGTGGAACATTATCACACCATGCTTGTTTACGGACAACAAGTGCTGCCGCTGGAGGAAGTCTTAAATTATCCGGGTCAAATAAATGCGGTTGCTCTCCGTGTTCTCTAATTGCCAGAAATGCTTGAATTCTTTCAAATTTTTCTGGAGGTTGTACTTCAAAATCACCATGAATTTGACCTCCCCAAGCACCAGCTTGAGGATGTTCTTTATCAAACGCAACGGCTTGTGCAACCCAATCAGGTGCTGGCAGATTATCATCATCTAAAAATCCTATAAGCTGACCTTTGGCTTCGCGTACAGATCGCAATCTTGCAAAGGCGGCTCCCTGTTCAGTTTCTCGAAAATACCTCAACGGAAAATTCCCCTTCCATTTGGTTTGAGAATCTCGAATGACTTCAGCTGTATTATCAGTACTATTATTATCAACAATAATAATTTCCCAGTTCAGGTGTTCTACTTTAGTCTGGTTCAATAGACGCTCCAAAAGCTGAGGCAAATGACTAGCCCGATTATATGTAGGTATGGCTACGGTAATATCTAAATTGACAATCTCTGTTTCAGTCATTATCTTGCTATTAAACGAGTTATTTTTTATCTTTAAATATCCATTTTTCCAAAGATATAGAGAGCTAACCAAACTACTCAAAAAAAGTTGCAACTCGCAAGCAGCAATCAAATCATTTTTCAAGTTCAACCGATGTTTAAGTAAATGTAAAATAATTTTACGCAGGTCATTTATCATGTATGCGAACAAAGCTACTGGTCTAGCCCAAGGTTCTATAGTTACCATGCGTGTAACATAACGGCTAAGTCCAATACCTCGAAAAAAAGGAATTAAATACTCTTTATTTAAGCGCCAAGATGGTATTTTGTGATAAATTTCCATTTTTGGGTTGTACCAAATTTCCCAACCTGCTTTTTGGATGTAATACAACATTTCTGTATCTTCACCGGTAAGCATATTGCCAGTGACTCTGCCACTCAAAATCAACTGATTTGGCACACTTTCTAACCAAGCTTGTTTGCGGACAACAAGTCCTGCAGAGGGAGGCAGTAATTTTGTTTGAGGTTTATACAGTAAAGGTAAATTCCCGCGCTCTGTAATTGCCAAAAATGGGGCAATTCGCTGAAAATTTTCTGGTGGTTCTACTTCCCAGTCAGGATGAATTTGACTACCATATGCTCCCACATGAGAATATGTTTGACCAAAAGCATAAGCTGCTGCTACCCAATCTGACGCTGGATAATTGTCATCATCTAGAAAACCGATTAATCTGCCTTTTGCTTCCTCAACTGCTCTTTTTCTGGCGAAAGCCGCTCCCTGTTGCGCTTCAAAGCAGTACTTTAACGGATATGGAAGTTGCCAATTTGCTTGATAGGTCTTAACAAGAGTAGCTGTATTATCAGTACTGTTGTTGTCTACAACTATAATTTCCCAAGAAAACTGTTCTGTGTTAAGTTGATTTCGCAGCCGTTCTAACAGTTCAGGTAAACGGCTTTCACCATTATAAGTTGGGATAGCTACAGAAAAGTCGATGCACTCGGTCATAGCGCAAAATTTGGGTCTTTATACAGGGCTTATTAGTATGCCCTGGTATTGGAAAAAGTCAAAAAAGCCTTGCTGTATGGCTAATTCGCCACCAGTAAGGAAATAAATATTTACACATAAAAAAATGAACTTTATGTTTTAAGTTTGCTCTCTAAGTACAGTTTAAGGTTCCGTATTTCTACTAGATTTTGGCAAACCTTCGCTACTAAATTTATTTAATAACAATTAGAGTCTTTCCCTGTGATCATTCCCCCGATAAGAGTTTTCACAATCACGCATCGTCTCATGCTACCTGCCGCTGGAGGACTTCCAGGCTTACGTTCAGCAACCACTACTTTTAAACCAGGTGTCTCTGAAGAACCTGTTGCTGGTGTTCCAAAGTTTGGGTTTGGCAAAGTACCCATGTAGTCAAAAGTAATTGTTTTTGGGGTATTTAGATTTTCTAGGCTTAGAGACGCACCAGCAGTGTTTGTATTGGTAAGATTTGAGAACACTAAAACTTGTCCTGGCTTGATTTCTAAATCGCCACCTAAAGTTTTCCATAAAGGACTGGTAGCATCAGGAGTTGTGGAAGAAGTAGAATTTGGATAAATGGCAAATTTTGGCACGTTACTTTCGATTTTAAAACTGACGCTGTAGTTACTTTTGGTTCTTGTGGCTTGTCGCTGGGCTTCCTGTAGCACTGCTAAAATGGCGTCGTTAGCTTTATTTACCCGTTGTCTGTTGACAAAGCCAAGCCAGCTAGGACCAACAATTGCTGCTAAAACTCCTACTATAACCACCATGACTAAAATTTCCAGTAGGGTAAAGCCAGCATCCTGTTGAGTGTGTCTAAATATGATTTTGTCCCTGTTTGTCAAACATCGTTGTTCGTCTTTTTCATAGTCACTTAGCTTGCACATAATACCCTGATATTAATAAATACTGTTATTTTTGGATTTTATTTAGTAAATAAGTATCCGCGTCCTTGCACTCGTACGCTTGTATTTGGAAAATAGGTTTTTTTGCTATCGGCATAGTCCAAGTTGTTGTTTTGCACGCGAGCAAGTGCATTGCCTCGTAAAAAGACCTCTGCTGTCGTGTTGACTGTATCAACGCAAGCATAAAAACTTGTCCAGTTTCCTGGTGTCACTTTTGACCATTGAATATTCGGGTTAGTGGAGTTTGGAGGACATGTGGCTGCTGGCGGATTATCTGTTGTTTGATCAATAAAGTCAACTAGTACCAAAGCGTCTTGAGTGTAGTTTGCTAAGGCTTTTTGCCATTTATTCATCTTTTCTTTCAGGTTGCTGCCTTGTTCAGTTAGGTTAAAACGCTTAAAACCTTTATCAGGACATTTATCTTTAACATACTTTTCATTAGGATAGTCACTACCGCACATCTCACCGCCGACATCTTGCACACCATCGCTAATTTCAAATCTGGCAATACGAGCTGCCTTAGACCAAGGGTATTGATCATCTTTAATTAAATAGTAGGCAACTAATGAGTAAACAAAAGTATCGTCTGTTTCGGTACTGTCTTTAACTTGAATTGCATCTCTGAGGAAATTTCGCTTCCAAAAAACAAGAACTGGTTTACATTTACCAGTATCTCGACAATTACCAGCTGGCTGTGCTGGTGGTATTTGGTTTAAGATTCCTGGGGGGTCAGCATTTGAATTTCTCGTCAGTCCATCAGCATCATAAATATAGACTGCTTGCTGTAAATCACGCGCAATATAATCAATTGCTGTTTGAATTTCTTGCTCAGAAGTTGCCTTGGCTTGCTCTTTGCGATCTGTATCTAAAATGTTGACCATGAATCCCAGCAACGGCGTGATAACAAGAGCTGCCAAAATCATGGCTACTAGCAGTTCAATCAGGGTAAAACCGCCTATTTGCTGAACCCGCCTAGAGCATTTAGGCTGACTGCAGAGAAGAAATCTAAGTACACTCATCATAGTACGGTCTTGCCCATAGTGATAGATATACAGCTATCAAATCGCGTTAATTTGCTGAGTTAGTTACAGTTATCACCACTGGCAACACCTAGGCGGCTACATAAAGATTGAAATGTAGTCCCATTACTGCTTATGTCAGTTGTGATTTCTATAAGTGGTGCTTTGGAATTGGCTAGTGTGGCGATAAAAGTTGCTTGTGTTGTTTTATTCCCACCACTGGTGGCGATTAAATCCCCTGATGTGTCAAAGGCTTCCTTACGATATATGCGAATTCCTAAGCGGTAGCCTTCTTTTGGGTTATTATTGACTGTAATTTGTTTAGCTTGAATGAAAAATAAATCGCTAGTACAAGTAGGTGTTTGAATATTGCCATTTTTGTTAAAGCAATATAACTTGTCCTTGTCTGCTTGTTTTGGAGGCAGCATATTTGTGGTGTCAATTAAATAGTCGCCTGGTGCATTAGAAAGCTTTCTGGGTTTATCTTTGGTTGCTAATTCAATTGTGATTTTGTCGTTTGGAGCAGAAATTGCTCCAGTTCTGATACCATCAATGAACGTTTTGGTGGCTTGAGTTGCTTGTTCGATCCGTTTGGCTTGAACCCGAGTTGCTACTGATAGGAGGATGACAGGTGCGATCGCTGTTAGCAAAATAGCAACTACCAGCAGTGCTACCAACGATTCAATGATTGTAAAACCAGACTCACTAGATGAAGGGTTTACTTGTTGTTTGTGCTTAATCATCATTACTAATCACCAACTTCTAAAATTGGATTGTTATTTGCAAGGACGTTGATCTGCGTCGATTGCATAAGTATTGTCGGTTTTCTTAGCACACAATAAAGTTTGCACCCAAGCGTCATCTCGACCAACTTCCCGAAAGAACTCGTCAGGTAAATCATCTGGTATTCGCACCAATTTTTGGGCAAACAAGTCTGGTGACTGCGACAGTAGCCCTACATCATAACCCCATTGCCGTGTAGGAGCGAGATAAAAAGGAGCTCTGTGATCGTTACCTTGAATCTTATATTGATAACTATTGGGTTGAGTTGAGATCGACGTGTAAAATGGTGCAGTGGCATAGGCACTACGTTTGATCTGGATGAAAGAACCGCTTATCCTAGCTTTAAAAGCATTGCTTATTTCTCGAGTTGGGTTCCAATTCTCTAAGAAGCGCACAAAGTTGTGTAAACCACCGTTATCTTCGGTAGGACGAGCTGGGGTATCTCCAGCCACTGCAACTAAATTAAATGTTGTTTCGGTAGCTATTTGTAACCAATTAGCTGTCAAAGTGTTAGGAGGACCTACTTTATTATCATAATCACTGACTTTGTTTGTAGGAGTACCAAAGGGGTTGTTAATTTGTACAACTGGTAGCACACGCGGCTGGCTATTGGGTGTAGGGGTTAGCAGCTCGTTAGCAAGCAACAACGGAGTATCAGCTGGGTCGTCAGAATCATCATTATCTTGTTTTGGATTTGAAGTATTGGTGGTCGTCCTGAACCATAGGGCGTTACTGTTTTCTGACAGTCGAGGGAATTGACCACTACCGTAGGGATACGCTTGTACTTTGCCAGAGGAATTGATTCCCATAGGAATAGGACGACCGCTAAGATCAAGAATTAAATTCCCATCTTTATCACGTTGAAAAGCCACTCGACGGGGATACCCTTGATATACTCCTTCCGGAGGAATAGCCGTTGTACCTGATTTGATCGAGGTTATTGGGTTATCTATAATGCCATTAGAATTGCCAGTCTGGCTCCATGCGTTTGCACTTGTTGAGTTGGCTGGATCAACTTTCCAGTCATTAGGCGTACACTGCGAAACAGGTAATTTCAGGCAGACTTCCATCACATATTCGTTGAACTTTGCCCGACGCTGAATTGGGGTGACAAAGTTATTGAGGTAGGAACTACCTTGAAAAGTCTGTGATTGAATAGTGATATTAGGCTCAAGGTCTTTAGGGAAGCCATCATCACTGCGAAACCATTCAAAACTTGGAACATTGGCGTTGTTGCCAATAGACTTACGACCTCCCAAGTTATCATTCAGGTCATAATCACCCTCATTGCGGTACCCTAGTCTAAAATTATTAGAAAGTAGAGTTATGGAATCTGCTAACACGCTTGCAGGTCGCCATTCATCACCAATCAAGCATTTAGATAGTCTGGGATCACCTGGGCGACACGCAAAATTGGGATTGAGTTGATTTGCAGAGCGAGTGTAGAAGTTGCTCCAATTATCTGTCAGCGCTTCTGTGAACTCTTCTTGTTTGACAAGTTCGTTTTGGTGAAGATTAAAGTCACCCTTAATGTACACAGGCAAATTAGATGCCAAAATCAACCCTTTTTCTGCTTCTCTATATTCCTTTACGCGCCAAATTTTTGAGCCGTTAATGAGCATTATGGCGTTAGGACGGCGAGTTGGGTCA
The sequence above is a segment of the Mastigocladopsis repens PCC 10914 genome. Coding sequences within it:
- a CDS encoding glycosyltransferase family 2 protein → MFSIYILTYNEEIDIAACIESAMLSDDIIVVDSCSSDRTVEIASRYPIRVVQHSFESHGRQRTWMLENIPPKHEWVYILEADERMTPELFAECEKTIQNPDDIGYYVAERVMFMNHWIRRSTQYPRYQLRLFRHGKVWFTDYGHTEREVCDGSTGFLKETYPHYTCSKGLSRWIEKHNRYSTDEARETLCQLENGTVDWLNLFFGKSEVERRRALKDLSLRLPARPLIRFLYMYFFLGGCLDGGAGFAWCTLQAFYEYLILLKVWEMKHLPTPNLDTKVPEEAKLHS
- a CDS encoding glycosyltransferase; its protein translation is MQNKPKISVIIPAYNSEKTIQRTIESVLNQSFTEFELIIINDGSQDSTLDIAAQVKDPRIKVFSYANAGANVSRNRGLSHALGEFVSFLDADDIWTPDKLARQLQALQENVDAKVAYSWTDYIDENDQFLLSGTHITANGDVYEQLLLSDFLENGSNPLIYKEALIRLGGFDESLSAGQDWDMWLRLANEYNFVAVPSVQILYRIRANSQSSNLPRQEKACLQVLKQAYQARPSIARKTWNLSLANLYKYLTCKALQHPLERKKGLAAAIFLVKYIINDSSRLQHTSLTLKLLLKISVIIILPGTLSTVLLTTIKTNYKRLKSL
- a CDS encoding pilus assembly FimT family protein; translated protein: MPKNSMKNTSSSGFTLLEILMIIVVIGISSAITVPSWLAFADLQRLKTAQDQVYRAMRQAQSQATKNKLTQQVSFREQDGIVQWAVHLTTVNPSDAMWNNLDPNVRLDEETTLQKSNGIRQIQFDYRGNVRQPPLGRITLSTKSSKSSKSGGKAKRCVYVSTILGAMRTGKEHDKADSNGKYCY
- a CDS encoding TIGR04282 family arsenosugar biosynthesis glycosyltransferase, which encodes MLNPSETAKQHLIIFTRYPKPGETKTRLIPALGTEGAANLQRQMTEHTLFQVKQLQSSSAISFEVRFAGGNLQLMQDWLGYELVYRPQGEGDLGSRMAQSFFNAFQAGAEKVIIIGTDCPGVNVEILGKAFEQLQHSNLVLGPAVDGGYYLIGLQRPVPELFINIDWGTSQVLQQTIDIAQTLNLSVAYLASLADIDRPEDLPIWKKIIGLTY
- the hpsB gene encoding hormogonium polysaccharide secretion pseudopilin HpsB, with protein sequence MMIKHKQQVNPSSSESGFTIIESLVALLVVAILLTAIAPVILLSVATRVQAKRIEQATQATKTFIDGIRTGAISAPNDKITIELATKDKPRKLSNAPGDYLIDTTNMLPPKQADKDKLYCFNKNGNIQTPTCTSDLFFIQAKQITVNNNPKEGYRLGIRIYRKEAFDTSGDLIATSGGNKTTQATFIATLANSKAPLIEITTDISSNGTTFQSLCSRLGVASGDNCN
- the hpsC gene encoding hormogonium polysaccharide secretion pseudopilin HpsC, whose amino-acid sequence is MSVLRFLLCSQPKCSRRVQQIGGFTLIELLVAMILAALVITPLLGFMVNILDTDRKEQAKATSEQEIQTAIDYIARDLQQAVYIYDADGLTRNSNADPPGILNQIPPAQPAGNCRDTGKCKPVLVFWKRNFLRDAIQVKDSTETDDTFVYSLVAYYLIKDDQYPWSKAARIARFEISDGVQDVGGEMCGSDYPNEKYVKDKCPDKGFKRFNLTEQGSNLKEKMNKWQKALANYTQDALVLVDFIDQTTDNPPAATCPPNSTNPNIQWSKVTPGNWTSFYACVDTVNTTAEVFLRGNALARVQNNNLDYADSKKTYFPNTSVRVQGRGYLFTK
- the hpsE gene encoding hormogonium polysaccharide biosynthesis glycosyltransferase HpsE — protein: MTETEIVNLDITVAIPTYNRASHLPQLLERLLNQTKVEHLNWEIIIVDNNSTDNTAEVIRDSQTKWKGNFPLRYFRETEQGAAFARLRSVREAKGQLIGFLDDDNLPAPDWVAQAVAFDKEHPQAGAWGGQIHGDFEVQPPEKFERIQAFLAIREHGEQPHLFDPDNLRLPPAAALVVRKQAWCDNVPQRPILTGKLPGLLVQGDDYEPLLYIHKARWQIWYNPTMHSYHQIPYWRLEKDYLLSLARGCGLCICQLRFINAKNWQKPIVFIRTFVGNLRRLLQHFIQYKGQSQSDIIALFEMEFYWGSMMSSLYLVKYYLSSVLSKKCK
- the hpsJ-B gene encoding hormogonium polysaccharide biosynthesis protein HpsJ: MNNRFAAATAARTLKVVGVILILSFLIDFVILSLDFSPTDKQLQLRWAASIVDRGVVPLVGLGMLFAGYWIDSIEDGNQPQPLDFRMPALIISSILGLLFLVIAPVHAMNVIHQRTQVVDQITQDADRAENQLKTQLNQVQAQLGNDQVKAAIEKQRTQVKAQYSELLQNEQRYNQALNNPNVPQATKDLLKKFKANPQELDKFIAQQTDPQQLANQRLAQIRSRREELEKQAQENWKPGLRIVVNSLLLSVAYIIIGWAGLRSMGAFQGAKRKVPAR
- a CDS encoding pilus assembly FimT family protein, producing MCKLSDYEKDEQRCLTNRDKIIFRHTQQDAGFTLLEILVMVVIVGVLAAIVGPSWLGFVNRQRVNKANDAILAVLQEAQRQATRTKSNYSVSFKIESNVPKFAIYPNSTSSTTPDATSPLWKTLGGDLEIKPGQVLVFSNLTNTNTAGASLSLENLNTPKTITFDYMGTLPNPNFGTPATGSSETPGLKVVVAERKPGSPPAAGSMRRCVIVKTLIGGMITGKDSNCY